The Oncorhynchus clarkii lewisi isolate Uvic-CL-2024 chromosome 29, UVic_Ocla_1.0, whole genome shotgun sequence genome contains a region encoding:
- the LOC139388654 gene encoding heterogeneous nuclear ribonucleoprotein U-like protein 1 translates to MSGINVKKLKVNELKEELQQRGLDTRGLKADLVIRLQSALEAEAAGEEGGPPTADVGGDEEHDIGADGDDYSDEVKDDGEEDQDGEDDEVQFVPQAKEEKFNEEKGDGEHSEDEQEEDSRDGAQEDSREGAQVLEPERAEPEMEEPEPVQPVLVQSEPPQPEAMKPEPVQPKPVDPASIEPEAKCVEMSEIKSDEFVMKADLKKEADEPLQQEQLKKEPKQPEAHLPDAANECEAMEAEQVSQAKTEDDRCNRKRPYDEGRGYGYYEHREERRARSPQPPAEEEEEDFDDTLVAIDTYNCDLHFKVSRDRYSGYPLTIEGFAYLWSGARASYGVNKGQVCFEMKINEEISVKHLPSSEPDPHVVRIGWSLDTCNTQLGEEHFSYGYGGTGKKSSNCKFEDYGEKFSENDVLGCYIDFDSGEEVEMAFSKNGKWLDVAFRVSREELAKQPLFPHVLVKNCAIEFNFGQKEEPFFPLPEGYTFIQNVPLENRIRGTVGPATKTDCELLMMVGLPASGKTTWASKHATEHPAKKYNILGTNAIMEKMKVMGLRRQKNYAGRWDVLIQQATQCLNRLIQIAARKKRNYILDQTNVYGSAQRRKMRPFEGFQRKAIVICPTDEDLKERTLKRTDEEGKDVPDHAVLEMKANFVLPEAGEFLDNVTFIELQKEEADTLVKQYNEEGRKAGPPPDKRFDNRQGGFRGRDAPYQRYDNRGGSQGGRGGYQSRGGPQGGNFRGGYNRGGYQQNRWGGNRDGAAGGQHGYNRNQQSGGSYNQHRQGQYNKGATGSYSQGQPQTYNQGYNQGYNQGNYNQGYNYGSYSQYPGYSQSYSQTPAAPAAAAAAPAATGQTYSQQQQNYNQQYQQYAQQWQQYYQNQSQWNQYYSQYGNYGNYSQGSQGSQGTQ, encoded by the exons ATGAGTGGAATCAATGTGAAGAAGCTCAAAGTCAATGAGCTGAAAGAGGAACTTCAGCAGCGAGGCCTGGATACTCGTGGGCTGAAGGCGGATCTTGTCATAAGGTTGCAATCAGCACTTGAGGCCGAGGCTGCAGGTGAAGAGGGCGGGCCACCGACTGCTGATGTTGGGGGGGATGAGGAACACGATATTGGCGCAGATGGCGACGACTACTCAGATGAAG TTAAAGATGATGGGGAAGAAGACCAAGATGGTGAGGACGATGAAGTACAGTTTGTCCCGCAGGCTAAAGAAGAAAAGTTTAATGAGGAGAAAGGTGATGGTGAACATAGTGAAGATGAGCAGGAAGAAGACAGCCGGGATGGGGCACAGGAAGACAGCCGAGAAGGGGCACAGGTGTTAGAACCAGAGAGAGCAGAACCAGAGATGGAGGAACCAGAGCCTGTGCAACCAGTACTTGTGCAATCAGAGCCACCACAACCAGAGGCTATGAAACCTGAACCAGTGCAACCTAAGCCAGTGGACCCAGCATCAATTGAGCCTGAAGCAAAGTGTGTGGAGATGTCTGAAATTAAGTCAG ATGAGTTTGTGATGAAAGCAGATTTGAAAAAAGAGGCAGATGAACCTCTGCAGCAGGAGCAGTTGAAGAAGGAGCCAAAGCAGCCAGAGGCACATCTTCCAGATGCTGCCAATGAATGCGAGGCCATGGAGGCTGAGCAGGTGAGCCAAGCAAAAACGGAGGATGACCGATGCAACCGTAAGAGGCCATACGATGAAGGCCGTGGCTATGGCTATTATGAACACCGAGAGGAAAGAAG GGCACGTTCTCCACAGCCCCcagcagaggaagaggaagaagatttTGATGACACTCTTGTGGCTATTGATACGT ATAATTGCGATCTGCACTTCAAGGTATCACGTGACCGGTATAGTGGATACCCGCTCACCATCGAAGGTTTTGCATACCTGTGGTCAGGTGCACGAGCTTCCTATGGTGTCAACAAAGGGCAAGTCTGCTTTGAAATGAAG ATAAACGAGGAGATCTCTGTGAAGCACCTTCCCAGCAGTGAGCCTGATCCACATGTAGTGCGCATTGGCTGGTCCTTGGATACCTGCAACACCCAGCTCG GTGAAGAACATTTCTCTTATGGCTATGGAGGAACTGGCAAGAAATCTTCAAATTGTAAATTTGAGGATTACGGGGAAAAGTTTAGTGAAAATGATGTCCTTGGATGCTACATT GACTTCGATAGCGGTGAGGAAGTGGAGATGGCCTTCTCAAAGAACGGCAAGTGGCTGGATGTGGCTTTCCGTGTGTCACGGGAGGAGTTAGCTAAACAGCCACTCTTTCCCCACGTTCTTGTGAAGAACTGTGCAATTGAATTTAACTTCGGCCAGAAAGAGGAGCCCTTCTTCCCCCTGCCTGAGGGATACACCTTCATTCAGAACGTCCCTCTGGAAAACAGGATACGGGGAACAGTTGGGCCTGCAACCAAGACTGACTGTGAG CTCTTGATGATGGTTGGCCTGCCTGCATCTGGGAAAACCACCTGGGCCTCAAAACACGCGACAGAGCACCCTGCAAAGAAATACAACATCCTCGGCACCAATGCCATAATGGAGAAGATGAAG GTGATGGGACTGCGTCGTCAGAAGAACTATGCTGGTCGCTGGGATGTCCTGATCCAGCAGGCCACACAGTGTCTGAACAGGTTGATCCAGATTGCTGCCCGCAAGAAGCGTAACTACATCCTGGATCAG ACAAATGTATATGGATCAGCCCAGAGACGAAAAATGCGTCCTTTTGAAGGTTTTCAACGCAAGGCTATTGTAATTTGTCCCACGGACGAGGATTTAAAAGAGCGAACGTTAAAGCGAACTGATGAGGAAGGGAAGGATGTGCCCGATCATGCCGTATTAGAAATGAAAG CCAACTTTGTGCTCCCAGAAGCTGGTGAGTTTCTTGACAACGTGACTTTCATCGAGCTTCAAAAAGAAGAGGCTGACACGCTGGTGAAGCAGTACAACGAGGAGGGCCGCAAAGCCGGCCCACCCCCTGACAAACGCTTCGACAACCGCCAGGGAGGTTTCCGTGGTCGCGATGCACCTTATCAGCGCTATGACAACCGTGGTGGCTCCcaaggaggaaggggaggctACCAGAGTCGTGGTGGACCCCAAGGTGGCAACTTCAGAGGAG GCTATAACCGTGGAGGCTACCAGCAGAACCGTTGGGGAGGCAACCGGGATGGCGCAGCAGGAGGGCAACATGGCTACAACCGCAACCAACAATCTGGAGGGAGCTACAATCAACACCGCCAGGGACAATATAACAAGGGAGCCACTGGCAGTTACAGCCAAGGACAG CCACAGACATACAATCAGGGCTATAATCAAGGCTACAATCAAGGCAACTACAACCAGGGTTACAACTACGGCAGCTACAGCCAGTACCCAGGTTACAGCCAGAGCTATAGCCAAACTCCTGCTGCTCCTGCCgccgctgctgctgctcctgccgCCACTGGACAGACCTACAGCCAGCAGCAGCAGAACTACAACCAGCAGTATCAACAG TATGCACAGCAGTGGCAGCAGTATtaccagaaccagagccaatGGAATCAGTACTACAGCCAATACGGCAACTATGGCAACTACAGCCAGGGTTCTCAGGGCTCCCAGGGCacgcagtag
- the LOC139388002 gene encoding protein FAM98B isoform X1 — MCSIEFVMERDIGTIYAIRALGYTSSVCVRRCRCDELPCPLLTWLASELRAVCTELQVGELRTLLTELLCPYTALTTDPLSPPLLNKVTEYMVSELQAARILQHKELHPEDEKSEDKSEKEQRAEDPSIVDTKNWCKEYEDGQEMEQGDRKEETERELALLLQTLNMDESSRLIDVCHQVESRLAVLPCGDMTEPLLDTNLNSEQWRQVQKINQALLEDYHCRRQMMTKRFQVTLQSFAWGEKEKERSEVLASIPPLSSLPLISQVSVSLLLAARKDQSYILPVKAGESTKVYKVLMGSVPDRGGRPGEIEAPMPMWEGRREGGRGRGGGRGGPRGGGGQKRQNFSGKKRNK, encoded by the exons ATGTGTTCTATTGAGTTTGTAATGGAGAGAGATATAGGAACAATATATGCTATAAGGGCTCTTGG GTACACAAGCAGTGTCTGTGTCAGACGGTGCAGGTGTGATGAGCTTCCTTGTCCGCTGCTCACTTGGCTGGCGTCAGAATTGAGGGCTGTCTGCACAGAGTTACAGG TGGGGGAGTTGCGGACCCTGCTGACCGAGCTACTTTGTCCCTACACTGCACTGACCACAGATCCACTgagtcctcctctcctcaacaAAGTCACTG AGTACATGGTGTCAGAATTACAAGCAGCACGTATACTTCAACATAAAGAATTACATCCAGAAGATGAGAAGAGTGAAGATAAATCTGAGAAAGAGCAGAGAGCGGAAGATCCCAGCATTGTTGATACAAAGAACTGGTGTAAAGAATATGAAGATGGCCAGGAGATGGAACAAGGTGACAGGAAGGAAGAAACAGAGCGTGAATTGGCTCTGTTGCTTCAAACCCTAAACATGGACGAGTCTTCACGGCTTATAGATGTGTGCCATCAG GTGGAGTCACGTCTTGCGGTATTGCCGTGTGGCGATATGACAGAACCTCTGCTGGACACTAATCTCAACTCTGAGCAATGG AGGCAAGTCCAGAAGATAAATCAGGCTCTATTAGAGGACTATCATTGTCGACGCCAAATGATGACCAAACGTTTTCAGGTCACACTTCAGTCCTTTGCCTGGGGAGAGAAGGAAAAG GAGCGCAGTGAAGTGCTTGCCTCAATACCTCCACTCTCATCACTTCCCCTCATATCCCAAGTCTCCGTGTCTCTTCTGCTTGCAGCAAGAAAAGACCAATCTTACATTTTACCAGTAAAAGCAGGGGAAAGCACTAAAGTCTACAAG GTATTGATGGGCAGTGTACCAGACCGGGGTGGACGGCCAGGAGAAATTGAGGCCCCCATGCCCATgtgggagggacggagagagggagggaggggtcgtGGAGGAGGACGTGGAGGGCCACGCGGAGGGGGTGGTCAGAAACGACAGAACTTTTCTGGAAAAAAGAGAAACAAATGA
- the LOC139388002 gene encoding protein FAM98B isoform X2, protein MERDIGTIYAIRALGYTSSVCVRRCRCDELPCPLLTWLASELRAVCTELQDQKTGIVLVGELRTLLTELLCPYTALTTDPLSPPLLNKVTEYMVSELQAARILQHKELHPEDEKSEDKSEKEQRAEDPSIVDTKNWCKEYEDGQEMEQGDRKEETERELALLLQTLNMDESSRLIDVCHQVESRLAVLPCGDMTEPLLDTNLNSEQWRQVQKINQALLEDYHCRRQMMTKRFQVTLQSFAWGEKEKERSEVLASIPPLSSLPLISQVSVSLLLAARKDQSYILPVKAGESTKVYKVLMGSVPDRGGRPGEIEAPMPMWEGRREGGRGRGGGRGGPRGGGGQKRQNFSGKKRNK, encoded by the exons ATGGAGAGAGATATAGGAACAATATATGCTATAAGGGCTCTTGG GTACACAAGCAGTGTCTGTGTCAGACGGTGCAGGTGTGATGAGCTTCCTTGTCCGCTGCTCACTTGGCTGGCGTCAGAATTGAGGGCTGTCTGCACAGAGTTACAGG ACCAAAAGACTGGTATTGTCCTAGTGGGGGAGTTGCGGACCCTGCTGACCGAGCTACTTTGTCCCTACACTGCACTGACCACAGATCCACTgagtcctcctctcctcaacaAAGTCACTG AGTACATGGTGTCAGAATTACAAGCAGCACGTATACTTCAACATAAAGAATTACATCCAGAAGATGAGAAGAGTGAAGATAAATCTGAGAAAGAGCAGAGAGCGGAAGATCCCAGCATTGTTGATACAAAGAACTGGTGTAAAGAATATGAAGATGGCCAGGAGATGGAACAAGGTGACAGGAAGGAAGAAACAGAGCGTGAATTGGCTCTGTTGCTTCAAACCCTAAACATGGACGAGTCTTCACGGCTTATAGATGTGTGCCATCAG GTGGAGTCACGTCTTGCGGTATTGCCGTGTGGCGATATGACAGAACCTCTGCTGGACACTAATCTCAACTCTGAGCAATGG AGGCAAGTCCAGAAGATAAATCAGGCTCTATTAGAGGACTATCATTGTCGACGCCAAATGATGACCAAACGTTTTCAGGTCACACTTCAGTCCTTTGCCTGGGGAGAGAAGGAAAAG GAGCGCAGTGAAGTGCTTGCCTCAATACCTCCACTCTCATCACTTCCCCTCATATCCCAAGTCTCCGTGTCTCTTCTGCTTGCAGCAAGAAAAGACCAATCTTACATTTTACCAGTAAAAGCAGGGGAAAGCACTAAAGTCTACAAG GTATTGATGGGCAGTGTACCAGACCGGGGTGGACGGCCAGGAGAAATTGAGGCCCCCATGCCCATgtgggagggacggagagagggagggaggggtcgtGGAGGAGGACGTGGAGGGCCACGCGGAGGGGGTGGTCAGAAACGACAGAACTTTTCTGGAAAAAAGAGAAACAAATGA